In Eubalaena glacialis isolate mEubGla1 chromosome 4, mEubGla1.1.hap2.+ XY, whole genome shotgun sequence, one DNA window encodes the following:
- the BASP1 gene encoding brain acid soluble protein 1 produces MGGKLSKKKKGYNVNDEKAKDKDKKAEGAGTEEEGTPKENETQAAAETPEVKEGKEEKPEKDAQDAANKPEDKEGEKDTEAAKEDAPKAEPEQIEGTEGKPEPPKDAEQEPAAASGPAAGGDAPKASETEAAEPAAPSKDDKSKEGGEPTKTEAPAAPAAQETKSDGAPASDSKPSSTEAAPSSKETPAATEAPSSTPKAQAPAAPADEVKPAETPAANSDQTVAVKE; encoded by the coding sequence ATGGGAGGCAAGCTGAGCAAGAAGAAGAAGGGGTACAATGTGAATGATGAGAAGGCCAAGGACAAAGACAAGAAGGCAGAAGGAGCCGggacagaagaggagggaacccCGAAGGAGAATGAGACCCAGGCGGCTGCAGAGACCCCAGAGGTGAAGGAGGGCAAGGAGGAGAAGCCAGAGAAGGATGCCCAGGACGCTGCCAACAAGCCCGAAGACAAGGAAGGCGAGAAAGACACAGAGGCGGCCAAGGAAGACGCCCCGAAGGCAGAGCCCGAGCAGATCGAGGGAACCGAGGGGAAGCCCGAGCCCCCGAAGGATGCTGAGCAGGAGCCGGCGGCCGCCTCGGGCCCCGCTGCGGGCGGCGATGCCCCCAAAGCTTCGGAGACCGAGGCGGCGGAGCCCGCGGCCCCCAGCAAGGATGACAAGAGCAAGGAGGGAGGGGAACCCACAAAGACTGAGGCTCCCGCAGCTCCTGCCGCGCAGGAGACGAAAAGTGACGGGGCCCCAGCTTCAGACTCAAAACCCAGCAGCACTGAGGCTGCCCCATCCTCCAAGGAGACCCCGGCAGCCACGGAAGCACCCAGTTCCACGCCCAAGGCCCAGGCCCCCGCAGCCCCCGCAGACGAGGTCAAACCCGCCGAGACCCCGGCAGCTAATTCTGATCAAACCGTAGCAGTGAAAGAGTAA